The segment GGTGGCATGCATGGTCAGACGCACCGCCCGCCAGATCAGCTTGGCGTTGGTCGGCTTCAAGTCTACCATCAAGTTTCCGTAAGTCTTGTGCAAACCCACCATCAGGGCGCTGGAAATCGTGTTCAGGGTGATTTTTTGCGCCGTGCCCGCTTTCAAGCGCGTGCTGCCGGAAATGACTTCCGTGCCCGTGTCGAGCACGATGCCGCATTGCGCCTCGTGCGCCACGGGGGCATCCACATTGTTGGCGATGCCTATCGTCAAGGCACCCGCCTGGCGCGCGGCCAGCAAGGCGCCCAGCACATATGGCGTGGCGCCAGAAGCGGCCAGCAGGATCACGACATCATTTGTTTGCGGCTGCAAGGCCAGTAAATCCGCCTCGCCTTGCTGCAAATCGTCTTCCGCGCCTTCCACAGCCGTAAACATGGCGCCCGTTCCGCCGGCCAGGATGGCGACGGCCCGTTCAGGGGGCCAGGAAAACGTGGGATGCAATTCAACGCTGTCGAGTACGCCCAGGCGGCCCGACGTGCCCGCGCCCACATACAGCAGCCGTCCGCCGGCCGCGATGCGGGGCAGGGCGGCCGTGATGGCGGCAGCGATGTCGGGCGACGCCAGCCGCACGGCCTCGACGGCCCAGAACTGGTCATCGACCAGCGCCGCCACCAGTTGCTCCACCGGATACAGGTCCAGATCCGGATGCCGCCGGCTCGGGGTTTCAGTTTTCAACATGATTTCAGAACATGGTTGAAGGTGAAACCAGTTTAATACCAACGAGCAAGATCAG is part of the Janthinobacterium sp. 67 genome and harbors:
- a CDS encoding N-acetylmuramic acid 6-phosphate etherase, with amino-acid sequence MLKTETPSRRHPDLDLYPVEQLVAALVDDQFWAVEAVRLASPDIAAAITAALPRIAAGGRLLYVGAGTSGRLGVLDSVELHPTFSWPPERAVAILAGGTGAMFTAVEGAEDDLQQGEADLLALQPQTNDVVILLAASGATPYVLGALLAARQAGALTIGIANNVDAPVAHEAQCGIVLDTGTEVISGSTRLKAGTAQKITLNTISSALMVGLHKTYGNLMVDLKPTNAKLIWRAVRLTMHATGASEAQARTVLEQCHYHVKVAIVALIKKINTNQAQALLAGADGSVRAALAA